In Mycobacterium tuberculosis H37Rv, a single window of DNA contains:
- a CDS encoding CRISPR type III-associated RAMP protein Csm5 (This region is a possible MT-complex-specific genomic island (See Becq et al., 2007 PMID:17545187).), which produces MNTYLKPFELTLRCLGPVFIGSGEKRTSKEYHVEGDRVYFPDMELLYADIPAHKRKSFEAFVMNTDGAQATAPLKEWVEPNAVKLDPAKHRGYEVKIGSIEPRRASRGRGGRMTRKKLTLNEIHAFIKDPLGRPYVPGSTVKGMLRSIYLQSLVHKRTAQPVRVPGHQTREHRQYGERFERKELRKSGRPNTRPQDAVNDLFQAIRVTDSPALRTSDLLICQKMDMNVHGKPDGLPLFRECLAPGTSISHRVVVDTSPTARGGWREGERFLETLAETAASVNQARYAEYRAMYPGVNAIVGPIVYLGGGAGYRSKTFVTDQDDMAKVLDAQFGKVVKHVDKTRELRVSPLVLKRTKIDNICYEMGQCELSIRRAE; this is translated from the coding sequence ATGAACACCTACCTGAAGCCGTTCGAACTCACGCTGCGGTGCCTGGGGCCGGTGTTTATCGGATCCGGCGAGAAGCGGACCTCGAAGGAGTACCACGTGGAGGGCGACCGGGTCTACTTCCCGGACATGGAACTTCTTTACGCAGACATTCCGGCTCACAAGAGGAAGTCTTTCGAAGCGTTCGTCATGAACACCGATGGGGCACAGGCGACGGCGCCACTCAAAGAGTGGGTAGAGCCAAACGCGGTCAAGCTGGATCCTGCTAAGCATCGAGGTTACGAGGTGAAGATCGGGTCGATCGAACCGCGACGTGCATCTCGTGGTCGAGGCGGGCGCATGACTCGAAAGAAGCTTACGCTCAACGAGATTCACGCTTTCATCAAAGACCCTCTTGGAAGGCCCTACGTGCCGGGTTCGACTGTCAAGGGAATGCTTCGCAGCATCTACCTGCAGTCGCTTGTGCATAAGCGGACGGCCCAACCTGTTCGTGTTCCGGGACACCAGACGCGGGAGCACCGGCAGTACGGCGAAAGGTTTGAGCGGAAGGAGTTGCGCAAATCGGGGCGCCCCAACACCCGTCCGCAAGACGCGGTCAACGACCTGTTTCAGGCGATCAGGGTCACCGACTCACCTGCACTGAGAACAAGCGATCTGCTGATCTGCCAGAAGATGGACATGAATGTCCACGGCAAGCCTGATGGCCTGCCGCTCTTCCGGGAATGTTTGGCGCCGGGAACCTCAATCTCGCACCGCGTGGTGGTCGACACCAGTCCCACCGCTCGCGGCGGCTGGCGTGAGGGCGAGCGGTTCCTTGAAACGCTGGCCGAGACAGCCGCGTCCGTGAATCAGGCGCGTTACGCGGAGTACAGAGCCATGTACCCTGGCGTGAACGCGATAGTTGGCCCAATTGTCTATCTGGGCGGCGGAGCCGGCTATCGGAGCAAGACCTTTGTCACCGACCAAGACGACATGGCGAAGGTGCTCGACGCCCAGTTCGGGAAGGTAGTCAAGCACGTCGACAAGACGCGCGAACTACGCGTCTCACCACTTGTCTTGAAGCGAACCAAGATCGACAACATATGCTACGAGATGGGTCAGTGCGAGCTGTCGATCAGGAGAGCCGAATGA
- a CDS encoding CRISPR-associated protein Csm6 (This region is a possible MT-complex-specific genomic island (See Becq et al., 2007 PMID:17545187).) — MLFLSAEIAAFENADRRYSAAITRLAPETDVRIVTYTNPSVHRFDLFVPVFRNHLVELSAEFPDRTILLNTSSGTPAMQAALVAINVFGIPRTTAVQVSTPARALSKPGDRESPDAYDLELMWDANDDNQPGAPNRCFEATSAALGALLERANLKQLIVSYDYSAAVTIAADSRLPDQVSNLIRGAMHRSRLEHLVAPKFFKDTAFTYDPANKVAEYISALALLAKREQWAEFARSATPAITIVLRAAVAKHLPEDRYLDDMGRVDRRKLEREPEIRCALKHPPKSPNAEWYLYTKDWLALLRQFAPDRVGALEVLGRFESRVRNTAAHEIVSISEDRITKDGGLLPEQLLKILARETGADLTLYDRLNDEIIRQIDMAPLG; from the coding sequence GTGCTATTCCTCAGCGCCGAGATAGCTGCCTTTGAGAACGCGGACCGGCGGTACTCCGCGGCAATCACGCGGCTCGCGCCTGAGACCGACGTTCGCATAGTCACCTATACCAACCCGTCGGTGCACAGGTTCGACCTTTTCGTGCCGGTTTTCCGCAACCACCTGGTTGAACTGTCGGCTGAGTTCCCTGATCGAACCATTCTGCTGAATACCAGTTCCGGCACCCCTGCGATGCAGGCGGCGCTGGTGGCCATAAATGTGTTTGGCATTCCCAGGACCACCGCTGTGCAAGTAAGCACGCCTGCCCGGGCATTGAGCAAGCCTGGCGATCGTGAATCCCCAGACGCTTACGACCTCGAACTAATGTGGGACGCAAACGACGACAATCAGCCTGGAGCCCCCAACCGTTGCTTTGAGGCGACTTCCGCTGCGCTCGGCGCGCTGCTTGAGCGGGCCAACCTGAAGCAGCTGATCGTGTCGTACGACTACTCGGCAGCAGTGACGATCGCGGCAGACTCGCGCCTGCCCGATCAAGTGAGCAATCTGATCCGCGGCGCGATGCACCGCTCGAGGCTGGAACACCTCGTAGCGCCAAAGTTCTTTAAGGACACCGCGTTCACGTATGACCCCGCGAACAAGGTCGCTGAGTACATAAGTGCTCTTGCGCTGCTGGCAAAGCGCGAGCAATGGGCTGAATTCGCACGATCAGCTACCCCGGCAATCACTATCGTGCTCAGGGCGGCTGTGGCAAAACACCTTCCGGAGGACCGCTATCTCGACGACATGGGCCGCGTCGACCGCCGAAAGCTGGAAAGAGAGCCGGAGATACGGTGCGCGCTCAAGCACCCTCCGAAATCGCCAAACGCGGAGTGGTACCTCTACACCAAGGACTGGCTCGCACTGCTCCGCCAATTCGCACCCGATCGAGTTGGTGCTCTTGAAGTACTCGGAAGGTTCGAGAGCCGGGTCCGCAACACCGCAGCACACGAGATCGTCTCAATCAGTGAGGATCGCATCACGAAGGATGGCGGCCTTCTCCCAGAACAACTGCTGAAGATCCTCGCCCGCGAAACAGGCGCTGATTTGACGCTCTATGACCGGTTGAACGACGAGATCATCCGGCAGATTGATATGGCACCGCTGGGCTAA